One Mugil cephalus isolate CIBA_MC_2020 chromosome 10, CIBA_Mcephalus_1.1, whole genome shotgun sequence genomic window carries:
- the bet1l gene encoding BET1-like protein, which yields MADWNRGHGSVDDMLDAENKRLAENLATKVSRLKSLAYDIDREAEDQNDYLDTMDSNFLSATGLLSGSVKRFSTMVRSGRDNRRILCYVSMGLVVVFFIFYYLISRIQR from the exons ATGGCGGACTGGAATAGAG GTCATGGCTCTGTGGATGACATGCTGGATGCTGAAAACAAACGCCTGGCTGAGAACCTGGCCACCAAAGTCTCCAGATTGAAATCT CTTGCTTATGATATCGACAGAGAAGCTGAGGATCAGAACGACTACCTTGACACTATG gaCTCCAACTTCCTGAGTGCAACAGGCCTGTTAAGTGGCAGCGTGAAGCGTTTCTCCACCATGGTCCGATCCGGGAGAGACAACCGCCGAATCCTCTGTTATGTCTCTATGGGCCTGGTCGTAGTCTTCTTCATATTTTACTACCTGATCTCTAGGATCCAACgctga